The following are encoded together in the Stegostoma tigrinum isolate sSteTig4 chromosome 20, sSteTig4.hap1, whole genome shotgun sequence genome:
- the rbp4 gene encoding retinol-binding protein 4, protein MGHCRVLALLPLLVSISSCFAKSDCVVSNFHVKEDFNKTRYVGKWHAFAKKDPVGIFLESNIHAEFKIENDTMTAKATGLVTLLPEWIVCAEMMGTFNNTENPAKFKLKYWGAAEHLQKGNDDHWIIDTDYDNYAITYTCRKLNDNGTCADSYSFVFSRDPKGLTAESQRIVRKWQDHLCLAYTYKRVAQTGQCP, encoded by the exons ATGGGACACTGCAGGGTCTTGGCGCTGTTGCCGCTCCTGGTTTCCATCTCCAGCTGCTTTGCAAAGTCCGACTGCGTGGTGAGCAACTTCCATGTGAAAGAAGACTTCAACAAGACGCGG TATGTGGGCAAATGGCACGCTTTCGCAAAGAAGGACCCCGTGGGCATTTTCCTAGAGAGTAACATTCATGCTGAGTTCAAGATTGAAAACGATACGATGACAGCCAAAGCGACTGGCCTGGTCACTTTACTACC GGAATGGATCGTGTGCGCTGAAATGATGGGAACTTTCAACAATACCGAGAACCCCGCCAAGTTCAAGCTGAAATACTGGGGGGCAGCCGAGCATCTGCAGAAAGGCA ATGATGATCACTGGATTATTGACACGGATTACGATAACTATGCCATCACATATACATGTCGAAAACTGAATGATAATGGAACTTGCGCAGACAGTTACTCATTTGTTTTCTCACGGGATCCTAAAGGACTAACCGCTGAATCACAGCGAATCGTCCGAAAGTGGCAGGATCATCTCTGCCTGGCATACACATACAAGCGAGTTGCTCAAACAG